From a region of the Paenibacillus sp. R14(2021) genome:
- the sigG gene encoding RNA polymerase sporulation sigma factor SigG produces the protein MTRNKVEICGVDTAKLPVLTNAEMRELFTALQTQNEWAAREKLVNGNLRLVLSVIQRFNNRGEFVDDLFQVGCIGLMKAIDNFDLSQNVKFSTYAVPMIIGEIRRYLRDNNPIRVSRSLRDIAYKALQVRDSLTNKNSREPTIFEISEALNVPKEDVVFALDAIQDPVSLFEPIYHDGGDPIYVMDQISDDKNKDVSWIEEIALREAMHKLNEREKMILSMRFFEGKTQMEVADEIGISQAQVSRLEKSAIQQMQKHVKT, from the coding sequence TTGACCCGAAACAAAGTCGAGATTTGTGGAGTGGATACCGCGAAACTGCCCGTCCTCACGAATGCCGAGATGCGCGAGCTCTTCACGGCATTGCAAACGCAAAATGAGTGGGCAGCAAGAGAGAAATTAGTCAATGGCAACTTGAGGCTAGTGCTTAGTGTGATTCAACGGTTTAACAACCGCGGGGAATTCGTCGACGATCTTTTCCAAGTCGGCTGCATCGGCCTCATGAAAGCAATCGACAATTTCGATCTCAGTCAGAATGTTAAATTTTCCACCTATGCGGTGCCCATGATCATCGGCGAAATCCGCCGTTATCTCAGGGACAACAACCCTATCCGCGTATCGCGCAGCCTGCGTGACATCGCGTATAAGGCGCTTCAGGTTCGGGACAGCTTAACGAACAAAAACTCAAGGGAGCCGACGATTTTCGAAATTTCCGAGGCGCTGAACGTTCCGAAGGAGGATGTCGTTTTTGCGCTGGATGCCATTCAAGACCCGGTATCATTGTTTGAACCGATTTATCACGACGGTGGCGACCCCATCTATGTCATGGACCAAATCAGTGATGATAAGAACAAGGACGTTTCGTGGATCGAGGAAATCGCCCTCCGCGAAGCGATGCACAAACTGAATGAACGCGAGAAAATGATTCTCTCCATGCGGTTTTTCGAAGGGAAAACGCAAATGGAGGTTGCTGATGAAATCGGCATTTCGCAGGCGCAGGTATCCAGGCTGGAGAAGTCGGCCATTCAACAGATGCAGAAGCATGTCAAAACGTGA
- a CDS encoding YlmC/YmxH family sporulation protein, producing MKISDFQTKDVINIVDGRKLGQISDLELDLRQGRIDSIVVPNYSRFFGLFGGGTDVVIPWRNIVKIGTDVVLVRIDDAKVYRTEEDDVVVR from the coding sequence ATGAAAATTTCCGATTTCCAAACGAAGGATGTCATCAACATCGTAGACGGCCGCAAGCTTGGACAGATCAGCGATTTGGAGCTGGATTTGCGCCAAGGGCGGATCGATTCCATCGTCGTACCGAATTACTCCCGTTTCTTCGGCTTATTCGGCGGCGGCACCGATGTCGTCATTCCGTGGCGCAATATCGTAAAGATCGGCACGGATGTCGTGCTGGTCCGGATCGATGATGCCAAAGTGTATCGTACGGAAGAGGACGACGTTGTCGTTCGTTAA
- the pgeF gene encoding peptidoglycan editing factor PgeF: MMEPFKLTHSAKKPSLFLLPHWTERYAGVAAGFSSRHGGVSEPPWETLNCGLHVGDVSQDVVNNRRLLADELGWPFEAWTCAEQVHGCHVHVVEAEDRGRGADSLDSAIGDADALITNERNVLLTSLYADCVPLYFFDPSAGVIALAHAGWKGTVLEIARKTVEKMTARFGCKPEDVQAAIGPSIGLCCYEVNEVVLERAVPIMKQLNLKPAELVVPTSGGKARINLKELNRQIMIKAGILPSHIECSQWCTGCSTDLFFSHRMEGGATGRMVSWIGMREGDFNA, from the coding sequence ATGATGGAACCGTTTAAGTTGACACATTCAGCGAAGAAGCCTTCGCTTTTTTTATTGCCCCATTGGACCGAGCGTTACGCCGGCGTGGCAGCAGGCTTCTCAAGCCGCCATGGCGGCGTTAGCGAACCCCCTTGGGAGACGCTGAACTGCGGCTTGCATGTCGGCGACGTTTCACAGGACGTCGTCAATAATCGGCGCTTGCTCGCCGATGAACTGGGCTGGCCGTTCGAAGCATGGACATGCGCGGAACAGGTGCACGGCTGCCATGTGCATGTCGTGGAGGCGGAGGATCGCGGGAGGGGAGCCGACAGCTTGGATTCCGCCATCGGAGACGCGGACGCGCTGATTACGAATGAGCGAAACGTCCTGTTGACCTCGTTGTATGCGGACTGCGTGCCCCTATACTTCTTCGATCCTTCAGCAGGCGTGATTGCGCTGGCGCATGCCGGCTGGAAAGGCACCGTGCTGGAGATCGCCCGTAAAACAGTAGAGAAGATGACAGCCCGTTTCGGCTGCAAGCCGGAAGATGTCCAAGCGGCTATCGGGCCGTCGATCGGACTGTGCTGTTATGAAGTGAACGAAGTCGTCCTGGAGCGGGCTGTGCCAATTATGAAGCAGCTGAACTTGAAGCCAGCGGAGCTGGTAGTTCCGACCTCGGGCGGGAAGGCGCGCATAAACTTGAAAGAATTGAATCGACAGATTATGATAAAAGCAGGAATTTTGCCGAGCCATATCGAATGTTCACAGTGGTGTACTGGCTGTTCCACGGATCTGTTCTTTTCTCACCGGATGGAAGGCGGGGCAACCGGCCGCATGGTGAGCTGGATCGGAATGAGAGAAGGAGATTTTAACGCGTGA
- a CDS encoding YggS family pyridoxal phosphate-dependent enzyme, whose product MTLAERMEAVERKLAEACARSGRNRADIELIAVTKYVGVQETQQVLRHGLVHMGENRWQHAADKWNAVTGSGWDNDLANSPGGQAVWHFIGSLQTNKVKDVIGKFTYIHSLDRLSLAQAIARRAEQLGIVVPCFIQVNVSGEESKHGLPAEGLIPFARELAAFRHIRPVGLMTMAPLDAEGEQSRPVFRGLRELRGELNRSAVLEEPVNGLSMGMSGDFEIAVEEGATWLRLGTVLVGKS is encoded by the coding sequence GTGACTTTAGCTGAACGTATGGAAGCGGTTGAACGAAAGCTGGCAGAGGCCTGCGCGAGAAGCGGCCGAAACCGGGCTGACATCGAGCTTATTGCGGTAACGAAGTATGTAGGCGTTCAGGAGACGCAGCAGGTGCTGCGGCACGGACTTGTTCATATGGGCGAGAACCGATGGCAGCATGCTGCGGACAAATGGAATGCCGTCACCGGCAGCGGTTGGGACAACGACTTGGCGAATTCGCCCGGCGGACAAGCTGTATGGCATTTTATCGGATCGCTGCAAACGAACAAAGTGAAAGACGTCATCGGGAAGTTTACATATATTCATTCACTTGATCGGCTGTCGCTTGCCCAAGCCATTGCGCGGAGGGCCGAGCAGCTGGGGATCGTAGTGCCTTGCTTCATTCAAGTTAACGTATCGGGCGAGGAAAGCAAGCATGGTCTTCCTGCAGAAGGGCTGATACCGTTCGCGCGCGAACTTGCAGCGTTTCGCCATATTCGCCCAGTTGGCCTTATGACCATGGCGCCGCTAGATGCGGAAGGCGAGCAGTCCAGGCCTGTATTCAGAGGTCTTAGGGAGCTTCGCGGCGAACTGAACCGAAGCGCTGTGCTTGAAGAACCGGTTAACGGTTTATCGATGGGTATGTCGGGGGATTTCGAGATTGCGGTTGAAGAGGGCGCCACGTGGCTGAGACTCGGTACGGTGCTTGTAGGCAAGAGCTGA
- a CDS encoding cell division protein SepF: MNKFMSFLGLQEEEEVTERERIDTHEEQDVETSAFEARKQTAKGNNIVSIHSQKNVRVILNEPRSYEEAQDIADHLRSRKSVVVNLQRVRSDQAVRIVDFLSGTIYALNGGISKLGPNIFLCTPDTVEIQGAITEMLAEEQDYKKSR; the protein is encoded by the coding sequence ATGAACAAGTTTATGAGTTTTCTTGGACTGCAGGAAGAAGAAGAAGTCACCGAGCGGGAACGCATCGATACGCATGAAGAACAAGATGTTGAAACTTCTGCTTTCGAAGCACGTAAACAAACTGCAAAAGGCAATAATATAGTCAGCATTCATTCGCAGAAGAACGTTCGCGTTATTCTGAACGAGCCGCGCTCCTATGAAGAAGCACAAGATATTGCGGACCATCTTCGATCACGAAAATCCGTCGTCGTCAATTTGCAGCGAGTCCGTTCCGATCAAGCCGTCAGGATCGTTGATTTCTTGAGCGGGACAATCTACGCACTGAACGGCGGGATCTCGAAGCTTGGGCCTAACATTTTTCTATGCACGCCGGATACGGTTGAAATTCAAGGCGCAATAACGGAAATGCTGGCAGAGGAGCAAGACTACAAAAAATCGAGGTGA
- a CDS encoding YggT family protein, translating into MIIGYILLSWLPGLRDSFIGELLGKCVEPYLKPFRRFIPSIGGVIDISPIVALFALQFVARGLIFILQPIL; encoded by the coding sequence ATGATTATCGGGTATATTCTGCTTTCGTGGCTGCCGGGTCTTCGTGACAGCTTTATCGGAGAGCTTCTTGGCAAATGCGTTGAGCCTTATTTGAAGCCGTTCCGCAGATTTATTCCTTCTATCGGGGGCGTCATCGACATTTCGCCCATCGTAGCCTTGTTCGCGCTGCAATTTGTAGCTCGCGGACTTATCTTTATTCTTCAGCCGATCTTATGA
- a CDS encoding RNA-binding protein translates to MKNDIYVHFHPDERPFVDRASEWVDRAAFAHEMKLTDFLDPRQADILVSLVNRNPDVQIRLFGGYEGAERKRAILAPDYRVLDDEPERIALIQVSGGTQGHLELDHGDYLGALLGLGIKRDRIGDLHVHDDGAHCLVAEEIADYINIHLRQVHRVHVLTDLLPTASLRPAVSALEEMNISVASLRLDGIASDVHRMSRTKIVDPIRAGRCRVNWKVEEDPSAPLKEGDVVSLQGLGRFKVLGVDGVTKKGRVRVKIGKFI, encoded by the coding sequence ATGAAGAATGATATCTACGTCCATTTTCATCCGGATGAACGTCCATTCGTGGACCGGGCATCGGAGTGGGTGGACCGTGCAGCCTTTGCTCACGAGATGAAGCTGACGGATTTTCTGGATCCCAGGCAGGCGGACATCTTGGTTTCATTAGTCAATCGAAACCCGGATGTGCAAATCCGCCTGTTTGGCGGTTATGAGGGAGCAGAACGTAAGCGCGCTATCCTTGCACCGGATTACCGGGTACTGGACGATGAGCCGGAACGAATCGCGCTCATTCAAGTATCCGGCGGTACACAGGGACATTTGGAACTGGATCATGGCGATTATTTAGGTGCCCTGCTCGGTCTTGGCATTAAGCGGGACCGAATCGGCGACCTTCATGTGCATGATGACGGAGCCCATTGTCTCGTTGCGGAAGAAATAGCCGACTATATCAATATTCATCTGCGGCAAGTCCACCGTGTTCACGTCCTAACGGATCTGCTTCCGACGGCGTCGCTGCGTCCGGCCGTTTCGGCTCTGGAAGAGATGAACATTTCGGTGGCTTCTTTGCGTCTAGACGGTATTGCAAGTGATGTACACCGAATGAGTCGAACCAAAATTGTAGATCCTATCCGTGCAGGCAGATGCCGCGTGAACTGGAAGGTGGAAGAGGATCCATCTGCCCCGCTCAAGGAGGGGGACGTCGTTTCCTTGCAGGGATTGGGACGGTTTAAGGTGCTTGGCGTTGACGGCGTTACCAAAAAAGGCAGAGTCAGGGTCAAAATCGGCAAATTTATCTAA
- a CDS encoding DivIVA domain-containing protein: MPLTPLDIHNKEFGRRLRGYDEDEVNEFLDQVIKDYEALIRENKEIQNQALALQEKLNHFATIEETLSKTIIVAQEAADEVRSNAKKEAQLIVKEAEKNADRIINESLSKSRKVALEVEELKKQASIYRARFRTLVEAQLDLLSHDSWDSLEGPSTYTSEIVRG, translated from the coding sequence GTGCCGTTAACGCCATTGGACATACATAACAAGGAATTTGGCAGACGTCTTCGCGGATATGATGAAGATGAAGTGAATGAATTTCTCGATCAGGTTATTAAAGATTATGAAGCGCTCATTCGTGAAAATAAAGAAATTCAGAACCAAGCGCTTGCACTGCAAGAGAAGCTGAATCATTTCGCAACCATCGAAGAAACCCTCAGCAAGACAATTATCGTGGCGCAGGAAGCAGCAGATGAAGTCAGAAGCAATGCGAAGAAGGAAGCGCAGCTCATCGTGAAGGAAGCGGAGAAGAACGCAGACCGGATCATTAATGAGTCGCTCAGCAAATCCCGCAAGGTCGCCCTTGAAGTCGAGGAGCTGAAGAAGCAGGCGTCGATCTACCGTGCCCGGTTCCGGACATTGGTTGAAGCACAGCTGGATCTCTTGAGCCATGACAGCTGGGATTCCTTGGAGGGGCCATCCACGTACACAAGCGAAATTGTGCGCGGCTAA
- the ileS gene encoding isoleucine--tRNA ligase produces MQRIDVKEKARARDLRVLGKWKEDQTFQKSIDNRAGKPNFVFYEGPPTANGKPHIGHVLGRVIKDFICRYKTMDGYRVVRKAGWDTHGLPVELGVEKQLGISGKQEIENYGVEAFIKKCKSSVFEYERQWRELTEAIGYWTNMDDPYITLNNNYIESVWHILSTIHGKGLLYRGHRVSPYCPDCQTTLSSHEVAQGYEDVKDLSATVKFKLTGSGEFVLAWTTTPWTLPANVALAVNPNLSYARVLKDGEVYIVAEALIESVMKGDYEVQSTVKGTELLNLKYTPPFNYEIVENGHFIIPGDYVSDTSGTGIVHIAPAHGDEDYKVARQNGVSFLNVVDNAGRYTEVVTDLAGRFVKECDVDIVKMLSERGLLFSKERYEHSYPFCWRCKTPLIYYATDSWFIETTAIKDQLIANNSGVDWYPSHIREGRFGKFLEDLVDWNISRNRYWGTPLNVWICDTCGGQHAPGSRADLAARSVTPISEDIELHKPYVDDVKLHCPHCEGGVMTRTSEVIDVWFDSGSMPFAQYHQPFEKQEEFAEQYPADIICEGIDQTRGWFFSLLAVSTLYNGKAPYKAVISTGHILDENGQKMSKSKGNVIDPWEIIDEYGTDAFRWALLADSAPWNSKRFSRGIVGEAKSKVIDTIVNTHAFFALYASIDGYDPASQPARVSGNKLDRWITSRLNSLVTQVNKSLTGYDFLNAAKGIEVFVDELSNWYIRRSRDRFWGSGLNDDKLDAYGTLRSVLVTLAQLIAPFAPLLAEDVYTNLGDGSSVHLADYPKADEAAIDEKLERDMETARQIVELARNVRNETGIKTRQPLSELIVALDNEFDLTPYEEIIKDEINVKAIKIASGDSGFVDFAFKLNLKVAGKKYGKHVGPIQAHLRTLLPAETGEIMKAGELSYTSPDGESFVIALNELLVEKQAKSGFASASGYQLTVAINTDITPELEQEGLVREVIRAVQDTRKKLDLPIEQRIALTLEVDAELHAALQAFESVLFENVLLSSMEFGIAPLMERVSLGDREIGISIAGA; encoded by the coding sequence ATGCAGCGCATCGATGTGAAAGAGAAAGCAAGAGCCCGTGATCTGCGGGTATTAGGCAAGTGGAAAGAGGATCAAACATTCCAGAAATCAATCGATAACCGAGCGGGCAAACCGAACTTCGTCTTCTACGAAGGACCGCCGACCGCAAACGGAAAACCGCATATCGGACATGTGCTAGGTCGGGTTATCAAAGATTTTATTTGCCGGTATAAGACGATGGACGGCTACCGGGTTGTGCGTAAAGCTGGTTGGGACACCCACGGTCTGCCAGTCGAGCTTGGCGTCGAGAAACAGCTGGGCATTTCCGGCAAGCAGGAAATCGAGAATTACGGCGTAGAAGCCTTCATCAAGAAGTGCAAAAGCAGCGTATTCGAATACGAGCGCCAATGGCGCGAGCTGACGGAAGCGATTGGCTATTGGACGAATATGGACGATCCTTATATCACGTTGAACAATAATTACATCGAGAGCGTCTGGCATATCCTCTCCACCATTCATGGCAAAGGCCTGCTTTACCGCGGGCACCGCGTAAGCCCGTATTGCCCGGATTGCCAGACAACGCTCAGCTCGCATGAAGTCGCGCAAGGCTACGAGGATGTCAAAGATCTGAGCGCCACCGTGAAATTCAAGCTGACAGGCAGCGGCGAGTTCGTGCTGGCATGGACGACGACACCATGGACGCTTCCGGCGAATGTTGCGCTTGCCGTGAATCCAAACCTGAGCTACGCGCGCGTCCTGAAGGACGGCGAGGTGTACATCGTTGCCGAAGCGCTTATCGAAAGCGTCATGAAAGGCGATTACGAGGTGCAATCCACCGTGAAGGGCACGGAGCTGCTGAATCTGAAATATACGCCGCCTTTCAACTATGAGATCGTCGAGAACGGCCATTTTATCATCCCGGGTGATTACGTCAGCGACACGAGCGGTACGGGTATCGTTCATATCGCGCCTGCACACGGCGATGAAGACTATAAGGTTGCCCGTCAGAACGGCGTAAGCTTCTTGAACGTCGTAGACAACGCCGGTCGTTACACGGAAGTCGTGACAGATCTCGCCGGCCGTTTCGTGAAAGAGTGCGATGTCGATATCGTGAAAATGCTCAGTGAGCGCGGTCTCTTGTTCTCGAAGGAACGCTACGAGCACAGCTATCCGTTCTGCTGGCGCTGCAAAACGCCGCTGATCTATTATGCAACAGACAGCTGGTTCATCGAGACGACGGCTATAAAGGATCAACTAATCGCAAACAACAGCGGCGTGGACTGGTATCCGTCCCATATCCGCGAAGGACGCTTCGGCAAATTCCTTGAAGATCTCGTCGACTGGAACATCAGCCGCAACCGCTACTGGGGAACGCCGCTTAACGTTTGGATATGCGACACCTGCGGCGGGCAGCATGCACCTGGCAGCCGCGCAGATTTGGCGGCACGCTCCGTTACGCCGATCTCGGAAGATATCGAGCTGCATAAGCCTTACGTCGACGACGTTAAGCTGCATTGTCCGCACTGCGAAGGCGGCGTGATGACGCGCACATCCGAGGTGATTGACGTCTGGTTCGACAGCGGCTCCATGCCGTTCGCGCAGTATCATCAGCCATTCGAGAAGCAAGAAGAGTTTGCCGAGCAGTATCCGGCTGATATTATCTGCGAAGGCATCGACCAAACGCGCGGCTGGTTCTTCAGCTTGCTGGCAGTATCCACGCTCTACAACGGCAAAGCGCCGTATAAAGCAGTTATCTCGACAGGCCACATTCTTGACGAGAACGGACAGAAGATGTCCAAGTCCAAAGGCAACGTTATCGACCCGTGGGAAATCATCGATGAGTATGGCACAGATGCATTCCGTTGGGCGCTGCTTGCAGACAGTGCGCCGTGGAACAGCAAGCGATTCTCGCGCGGCATCGTAGGCGAGGCCAAGTCCAAAGTGATTGATACGATCGTGAACACGCACGCGTTCTTCGCGCTGTACGCTTCGATTGACGGTTACGACCCGGCATCGCAGCCTGCTCGCGTATCGGGTAACAAGCTGGATCGTTGGATCACGTCGAGATTGAACAGCCTTGTCACTCAAGTGAACAAAAGCTTGACCGGCTACGATTTCCTGAATGCAGCCAAAGGCATCGAAGTGTTCGTCGACGAGCTCAGCAACTGGTATATCCGCCGTTCGCGCGACCGCTTCTGGGGAAGCGGGTTGAATGACGACAAGCTGGATGCCTATGGCACACTGCGTTCCGTGCTGGTTACGTTGGCGCAGCTGATCGCGCCATTCGCGCCGCTGCTTGCAGAAGACGTCTATACGAATTTGGGCGATGGAAGCAGCGTGCATCTGGCCGATTATCCGAAGGCCGATGAAGCGGCGATCGACGAGAAGCTGGAACGCGATATGGAGACGGCGAGACAAATCGTTGAGCTCGCACGCAATGTCCGTAATGAAACGGGCATCAAGACGCGCCAGCCCCTTTCGGAACTTATCGTAGCGCTCGATAATGAATTTGATCTGACTCCTTACGAAGAAATCATCAAGGATGAGATCAATGTGAAAGCGATCAAGATCGCAAGCGGCGACAGCGGCTTTGTCGATTTCGCCTTCAAGCTGAACTTGAAGGTCGCTGGCAAAAAATACGGCAAGCATGTTGGGCCGATCCAAGCGCATCTGAGAACGCTGCTGCCTGCCGAAACGGGTGAAATTATGAAAGCCGGCGAGCTGTCCTACACGTCGCCGGATGGTGAAAGCTTCGTCATCGCGCTGAATGAGCTGCTCGTAGAGAAACAGGCCAAATCCGGCTTCGCATCGGCTTCCGGATATCAGCTGACCGTAGCAATAAATACCGATATTACTCCGGAACTTGAGCAGGAAGGCCTGGTCCGCGAAGTCATCCGTGCCGTACAAGATACGCGTAAGAAGCTGGATTTGCCAATTGAACAGCGGATAGCGCTCACGCTTGAAGTGGACGCAGAGCTGCATGCCGCCCTACAGGCGTTTGAATCGGTGCTGTTTGAAAATGTACTGCTCAGCAGCATGGAATTTGGCATTGCGCCATTAATGGAACGCGTCTCGCTCGGTGATCGGGAGATTGGAATTTCGATTGCAGGGGCATAG
- a CDS encoding DUF5665 domain-containing protein: MKGVHHALDALEKRLQKVTIQMERTQIADYVQLLNRPISLIWRNLLGGLSRGIGIAIGFTFFAATILYVLQLLGKLNLPIIGDYIADIVRVVQHQLEGKTY; encoded by the coding sequence ATGAAAGGCGTCCATCATGCATTGGATGCGCTCGAGAAACGTCTGCAGAAGGTCACCATCCAAATGGAACGGACGCAAATTGCCGACTACGTGCAGCTATTAAACCGGCCGATTTCGCTGATTTGGCGCAATCTGCTCGGCGGATTGTCTCGAGGCATCGGCATTGCGATCGGTTTTACATTCTTTGCGGCGACGATTCTGTATGTTCTGCAGCTATTAGGTAAATTGAATTTACCGATTATCGGCGACTACATTGCAGATATCGTTCGCGTCGTTCAGCATCAGCTGGAAGGAAAAACCTATTAA
- a CDS encoding TraR/DksA C4-type zinc finger protein has translation MTMTKLTNNQLRNLRSQLTVEKAATEQRLASIDHYGLSTSLRDATGDLSAYDNHPGDAATETYERGKDIALHEQEELRLNRISEALSAMDNGSYGSCQTCGEPIPLARLQALPDTLYCAEHSPRQELSEHRPIEESFLMPPFGRSDMDDHEDGFNGFDGEDAWQIVERWGNSNSPAMSENRNVTSYEEVGIESDELDGYVESLESFIATDITGNHRYVVRNKAYNDYMENEEGEALLE, from the coding sequence ATGACGATGACGAAACTTACGAATAACCAGCTTCGCAATCTTCGGAGCCAGCTGACCGTGGAGAAAGCCGCTACCGAGCAGCGATTAGCAAGCATCGACCACTACGGCTTATCCACTTCCCTGCGGGACGCCACCGGCGATTTGTCCGCTTATGACAACCATCCCGGCGACGCGGCGACCGAGACCTACGAACGAGGCAAAGACATTGCACTGCATGAACAGGAAGAGCTGCGGTTAAATCGCATCAGCGAAGCCTTGTCCGCCATGGACAACGGCAGCTACGGCAGCTGTCAAACCTGCGGAGAGCCCATACCGCTTGCTCGCCTGCAGGCGCTCCCAGACACGCTTTATTGTGCCGAGCATTCGCCAAGACAGGAATTGTCCGAGCACCGACCGATTGAGGAATCATTCCTCATGCCGCCTTTCGGCCGATCCGACATGGATGATCACGAAGACGGCTTCAACGGCTTCGACGGGGAAGATGCCTGGCAAATCGTTGAACGCTGGGGGAATTCCAACTCGCCCGCCATGTCCGAGAACCGCAATGTGACCTCTTATGAGGAAGTAGGAATTGAATCCGACGAACTCGACGGGTACGTTGAATCCCTGGAAAGCTTCATAGCGACCGATATTACTGGTAATCACCGCTATGTGGTTCGAAACAAAGCCTATAACGATTATATGGAGAACGAAGAAGGCGAAGCTTTATTGGAATGA
- the lspA gene encoding signal peptidase II, with protein sequence MKFYYYWLAVFVFVIDYLSKKWVEHSLDMGQTKQVLGDFFIITSIRNKGAAFGILQEQRWLFIVITLIVVGAIFWYLTKNRNSGKVWLLTGLGLVLGGAIGNFMDRLLYGQVVDFLQFTFGSYVFPIFNIADSGICIGVGLILLDALLTSKKENGDSNGNERNGQEGHQFIQ encoded by the coding sequence GTGAAATTTTACTATTACTGGCTGGCGGTTTTTGTTTTCGTAATCGATTATTTAAGCAAGAAATGGGTGGAGCACAGCCTGGACATGGGTCAGACGAAGCAGGTGCTTGGCGATTTCTTCATCATCACCTCGATTCGCAACAAAGGGGCGGCATTCGGAATCCTCCAGGAACAACGATGGTTGTTCATCGTCATTACCCTCATTGTTGTTGGCGCTATTTTCTGGTATTTGACAAAGAACCGCAACAGCGGCAAAGTATGGCTGCTTACGGGACTCGGACTTGTGCTCGGCGGCGCGATCGGCAACTTTATGGATCGTTTGCTGTATGGACAAGTCGTCGATTTTCTTCAATTCACCTTCGGCAGCTATGTGTTCCCGATTTTTAACATTGCCGATTCCGGTATTTGCATCGGTGTAGGGTTGATTCTGCTCGATGCGCTTCTGACATCCAAGAAAGAGAACGGAGATTCAAATGGAAATGAACGAAATGGACAAGAAGGACATCAATTCATTCAATGA
- a CDS encoding RluA family pseudouridine synthase produces MNEMDKKDINSFNDEPMSFVIADTEAGERLDKYVTESMEEGSISRTQVQEWIKGGAVLVNGRQVKPNTKLTVADVVTVIIPEPEEAEIEAQPIPLDIVYEDSDVIVINKPRGMVVHPAPGHYSGTIVNALMYHCKDLSGINGVMRPGIVHRIDKDTSGLIMAAKNDLAHASLAAQLKAHTVTRKYIALVHGNMPHEHGTVDAPIGRDPQDRKLFTVIHKGSKEAVTHFQVMERFGDYTLLELQLETGRTHQIRVHMKYIDHPMAGDPVYGRNKTIGLKGQALHAAVLGFEHPRTGEYMEFQAPIPADMEHELTILRQR; encoded by the coding sequence ATGAACGAAATGGACAAGAAGGACATCAATTCATTCAATGACGAGCCGATGAGCTTCGTGATCGCCGATACCGAAGCAGGCGAACGGCTTGATAAATATGTAACGGAGAGCATGGAAGAAGGCTCCATTTCGCGTACGCAGGTGCAGGAATGGATTAAGGGCGGCGCTGTTCTTGTTAACGGACGCCAAGTCAAGCCCAATACGAAATTAACCGTGGCAGATGTGGTCACGGTTATTATTCCGGAACCGGAAGAAGCCGAGATCGAGGCGCAGCCGATTCCGCTTGATATCGTATACGAGGACAGCGATGTGATCGTCATTAATAAGCCGAGAGGAATGGTCGTGCATCCGGCTCCAGGGCACTATTCCGGAACGATCGTTAACGCGCTTATGTACCACTGCAAGGATTTGTCCGGCATCAACGGCGTGATGAGGCCGGGCATCGTGCATCGGATCGATAAGGATACGTCGGGACTTATTATGGCCGCGAAGAATGATTTGGCCCATGCATCTCTTGCCGCGCAATTGAAGGCGCATACGGTAACCCGCAAATATATCGCCCTTGTACATGGCAATATGCCGCATGAGCACGGAACCGTCGATGCGCCGATCGGACGCGACCCGCAGGATCGCAAGCTGTTTACCGTTATCCATAAAGGCAGCAAAGAAGCCGTGACGCATTTTCAGGTGATGGAACGGTTCGGCGATTACACGCTGCTGGAGCTTCAGCTCGAAACCGGACGGACGCATCAGATCCGCGTGCATATGAAATACATCGATCATCCGATGGCCGGGGACCCAGTGTATGGACGCAATAAGACGATCGGCCTCAAGGGTCAGGCTCTTCATGCGGCCGTACTGGGCTTTGAGCATCCGCGCACAGGTGAATACATGGAGTTTCAAGCGCCGATTCCTGCGGACATGGAGCATGAACTGACGATTTTAAGACAAAGGTAG